In Pseudobdellovibrio exovorus JSS, the genomic stretch TGAGTCCGTGAAGACAATATATTTCTGACTGATGCTGATCTTGCCAGAGTAAGTTGCAGCAGCGGCATAGGAAGCGGTTATACAGGTTGCGATCAGTAAAAAGATCAGTCTCATATTCGTGTTAAAACCATGCCTTCCGAAGGGGGTCAAATTCAAAAGCCTCGGATTTAGGGGGGGGTGGAAAAAATACAGTCTAAACCCGTAAAGTTTTTCAGAGAGGTTTTGCTAAGTGCTTGAAATGACTATGGATAGGAAATAGAAAAGTGTTTAAGAAGTCAGTTGTTCTAAGGTCCATTCTTTGAGCTCTACCAGTTCCGGCGTCTGTAGAGCTTTAACGACTTCTGTTAGTTCATGCAGCTGCTGGTTGGCTATTACGATCAAGGCATTGCGTTTTAGCCCCTTAGCTCCGGCCCGCAGGAGTGGTGAGCCGTAATGATGCTTTTGAATCTGTTTATGCGAAGCTTGGAGCAGGAACTGAAAGTATTCGATCAGTTCTGTTCGTCTTTCGGCAGTTAAGTTTGAGTGAAGATCGGTGGAAGTCCGATTCCCATGATCTATGTTACTTTTGCGAAAGACCTTTTGATTCCACGGGCATGTGGTTTGGCAAAGATCGCATCCAAAAAACCAGTCTCCGATTTTGTTTCGGAGTTCAAGTGCTGGAACACTTTTAGACTCAATAGTTAGATACGAGATACATTTGTCAGCTTCAAGAACACGCGGCGAACTGAGGGCCCCTGTAGGACAGATATCAAGGCATTTTTGGCATTTGCCACAGAAGTCAGGTAAAGGCTCTATGGGGCTACCTTCCGCGGGTGAGCCATCGAGGCTTTCATTTTTGATTGCAAGGGTGGTGAGGATCTCGGCGATGAAGAATAAGCTGCCGTGCTGTGGATGAATCAAGCATGTGTTTTTGCCAAACCATCCGAGTCCGTTTTGGTAGGCAAGATCTCTTTCTAGAATGGGACCAGAGTCCACGTAAGGCAGAAAAACCGAATCGGGGTAGAGCTGGCTCAGCTCAGAAGAGAGCTTTTGCAGTTTTTCTTTTACCCAAAAATGATAATCCTCATTTTGTGAGTAAAGGGCTGTTCTAGCGGGAACAGTTAACGGACTGGGTTGGACGGCTGGGTAGTAGGAATGAGTCACTGAAATAACAGATTTGAGTTCTTTTCCTAGTAACGTAGGGTCTTGCTTAAAAGGAAGGTGGTTTTGCAAGTAGGCCATGTCGGCATGATGCCCCTGCGAAAGCCATTTCTCATAGAATGCAATACTCAAAGGTGATTTTAATGGACTGATCGCCGCTTGAGAAAATCCCAAAGAAAGGGCCGCACTCTTAAGTCGGCTGGATAGAGAATCGTTGAGACTATCTTGAAAATCAGTCATAGTGAATGAGTGGATAATATGTCAGCTATTGTTAAAAATCATCGTCTTTATTCAATCTTTCGAGGGATAAAGGATCGGTTGCACCAGCATCAATTTGTGTGTTGGATTGCCGGTGGTGCCGTCCGTGATTTTTTGCTGGATAGACAAGTTGCTGATTTCGATCTGGTGACTGATGCCACAACGGAAGTGCTAAAAAAGATTTTTCCTGAAGCGCTTTTGGTTGGGGAAAGCTTTGGTGTTCTTAAAA encodes the following:
- the queG gene encoding tRNA epoxyqueuosine(34) reductase QueG, yielding MTDFQDSLNDSLSSRLKSAALSLGFSQAAISPLKSPLSIAFYEKWLSQGHHADMAYLQNHLPFKQDPTLLGKELKSVISVTHSYYPAVQPSPLTVPARTALYSQNEDYHFWVKEKLQKLSSELSQLYPDSVFLPYVDSGPILERDLAYQNGLGWFGKNTCLIHPQHGSLFFIAEILTTLAIKNESLDGSPAEGSPIEPLPDFCGKCQKCLDICPTGALSSPRVLEADKCISYLTIESKSVPALELRNKIGDWFFGCDLCQTTCPWNQKVFRKSNIDHGNRTSTDLHSNLTAERRTELIEYFQFLLQASHKQIQKHHYGSPLLRAGAKGLKRNALIVIANQQLHELTEVVKALQTPELVELKEWTLEQLTS